In the Enterobacter cloacae subsp. cloacae ATCC 13047 genome, CTCATCCAGGCGTGGAACCAGTTGCTGATTGGTCAACTCGGCCAGCGCTTCCACGTCCGGCTCGGCGCGGCCAAAGCGATCGCTGGTGCGCATGATTTTACGCACGTCGAACCACTGTGCCTGAACGTTACGTTCACGCATGATTTCAACAAACAGCAGGGTGGACATGAGCTCACCGTGGCTGACCAGCTCATCGGTCAGGGCGGTGGAGGTGGCCAGAGAAGCCGCTTCTGCCAGCGTGGTGATATTTTCCAGCAGACGCTCCACTTCTTCACGGATCACGTTCGGGTTCTGCAGACGTTCAAGGATATCGAACTGAATTTTGCGCAGTGCGTCCAGCTTAACGAAGCGCTCGGTGGCCTCCAGCCCTTCAGACAGAGAAACCAGCAGGTTCGTCACGCCAGCAGAGGCAGAAAGCACTACCAGGCGGGTATTCGGATCGGCCAGCACCACATCGGCGCTGCGGTTCATGGCATCGTAATCTGCCACACTGGTGCCGCCAAACTTGGCGACCACAAAACTCGTCATAACAACCTCGTGTCAGGGAATGAATAAAGCGACCATGGCACAAGAATGAAACGAAAACAGGTGCAGGCGCAAAATACGGCCCTATAAATAAAATGTGGGGGAGGTCCTGTCAATGCCGGGATTATGCGGATTTTTCATGGGGGGGTACCCCTGAGAAACAGGACTTATAACAGGGCCATATTTTATGCTCCGTTTTCCCCGGTTTTGACCGACATTTCGCCGCCACGGGTGGGCGCGTCAGCAGCTATACTTTTCGGGTCTTTTCACCTGCGTTTGATGCAGGCCAGGGCAATGGCATAAAAACCATCACAATTTTTATTTGCAGGCGCTACAATCGACCGCAGTCACAATCCTCAAATCAGAAGAGTATTGCTAATGAAAAACATCAACCCAACGCAGACCGCTGCCTGGCAGGCACTACAAAAACATTTTGATGAAATGAAAGACGTCACCATCGCGGAGCTGTTCGCGAAAGATGCCGATCGTTTCAACAAATTCTCCGCGACCTTCGATGATCTGATGCTGGTGGATTTCTCCAAAAACCGCATCACCGAAGAGACGCTGGCGAAACTGCAGGATCTGGCGAAAGAGACGGAACTGGCAGACGCCATCAAATCCATGTTCTCCGGTGAGAAGATCAACCGTACCGAAGACCGTGCCGTGCTGCATGTGGCTCTGCGTAACCGTAGCAATACGCCAATCATCGTTGACGGCAAAGATGTGATGCCGGAAGTGAACGCGGTGCTGGAAAAGATGAAAGCCTTCTCTGAAGCAATCATCTCCGGAAGCTGGAAAGGCTACACCGGCAAAGCCATCACCGACGTGGTGAACATCGGTATCGGCGGTTCTGACCTCGGCCCGTTCATGGTGACCGAAGCGCTGCGCCCATACAAAAATCATCTCAATATGCACTTTGTCTCCAACGTCGATGGTACCCACATCGCCGAAGTGCTGAAGAACGTGAACCCGGAAACTACACTGTTCCTGGTGGCCTCTAAAACCTTCACCACCCAGGAAACCATGACCAACGCCCACAGCGCGCGCGACTGGTTCCTGAAAATCGCAGGTGACAACAAGCACGTGGCGAAACACTTCGCAGCGCTGTCCACCAACGGTAAAGCGGTTGGCGAGTTCGGTATCGACACCGCGAACATGTTCGAGTTCTGGGACTGGGTTGGTGGCCGCTACTCTCTGTGGTCTGCGATCGGCCTGTCTATCATTCTCTCCGTGGGCTTCGACAACTTTGTTGAGCTGCTCTCCGGCGCGCACGCGATGGACAAACACTTCTCCACCACCGCACCTGAGAAAAACCTGCCGGTGCTGCTGGCGCTGATCGGTATCTGGTACAACAACTTCTTCGGCGCAGAGACCGAAGCGATCCTGCCGTACGACCAGTACATGCACCGCTTCGCGGCTTACTTCCAGCAGGGCAATATGGAATCCAACGGTAAATACGTTGACCGTAACGGCAACGCGGTGGATTACCAGACTGGCCCAATCATCTGGGGTGAGCCAGGCACCAACGGTCAGCACGCGTTCTACCAGCTGATTCACCAGGGGACCAAAATGGTACCGTGCGATTTCATCGCCCCGGCTATCACCCACAATCCACTGTCTGATCACCATCCTAAACTGCTGTCTAACTTCTTTGCTCAGACCGAAGCGCTGGCGTTTGGTAAATCCCGCGAGGTGGTAGAGCAGGAATACCGTGACCAGGGTAAAGATCCGGCCACCCTGGAACACGTTGTGCCGTTCAAAGTGTTCGAAGGCAACCGTCCAACCAACTCCATCCTGCTGCGTGAAATCACGCCGTTCAGCCTGGGTGCGCTGATTGCTCTGTATGAGCATAAGATCTTCACGCAGGGCGCAATCCTGAACATCTTCACCTTCGATCAGTGGGGCGTTGAGCTGGGTAAACAGCTGGCGAACCGTATTCTGCCTGAACTGGGCGATGACAAAGCGATCAGCAGCCACGACAGCTCGACAAATGGTTTGATTAACCGTTATAAAGCATGGCGCGCGTAATTAAATCGTCATAAAAACGTGCCGGCGATATGCCGGCATTTTTTTATCAGATAATTCCTGATGTCTGTTATTTAACTCAAATTCCCGTTATGAGTTTTATCCGAAAATACCTTTTAACCCGTTAATGAGTGCGGTTTATTTTAGGATTATACGGAGAGTTACTTTCGCCTTATGTAATTATATCTATTTGATTTTAAATGGATAATTTATTAGTTAATTATTCTTATACTTCACATTTATCCAATAGTCCGAAAACCCTTCCTCTATTTATCCGTACGGCAAACCCTCTGCTTTAGTTGTGTATACTCGAATCCGCCTGAATTTCTTTTCGGGCAAATCTCCATTCATTCATTGAAGGGAAATTGTTATGAAGAAAGTACTGTATGGCATTTTTGCCATATCTGCACTTGCGGCGACATCTGTCTATGCAGCTCCGGTCCAGGTCGGGGAAGCAGCAGGGTCGGCAGCGACGTCTGCGTCTGCGGGGAGTTCTACCGCGGCCAGCACCAGCACCGTAAGTTCAGCCGTGGGTGTCGCGCTGGCGGCAACCGGTGGCGGTGATGGCTCCAATACCGGAACCACGACCACTACGACGACCAGCACCCAGTAATTCCGGGTGTTTTAATCATAACCACACTTCGGTGTGGTTATTTCGCCCCTTCGGAGAAGAGTCGTGAAGCGACCTGCAATCATCCTGATTTGCCTGCTGTTGCAGGCGTGCTCGGCCACCACCAAAGGGCTGGGCAACTCACTGTGGGACAGCATATTCGGTACGCCGGGTGTGCATTTGACCGATGATGAACTTCAGAACATGCCGTATGCCAGCCAGTACATGCAGCTCAACGATGGTCCGCAACTGTTTGTGGTGCTCGCTTTCGATGAAAACGGGCAGCAGAAATGGGTGACGCAGGATCAGGCCACCATCGTGACGCAACATAGCCGTATTGTGAAAACCCTGCTCGGTGGCGATAACCTTCTTGAGGTCAACAACCTTGCGGCCGATCCGCTCAGCAAACCGAACCAGATCACCGACGGGGCAAGCTGGACGCGGACAATGGGCTGGACGGAACACAAGCAGGTGCGTTACGCCACCGCCCGCTCTACCTTCCGCTGGGACGGTACGGACAGCGTCAGGGTAGGCAGCGACGAAACCCGGGTTCGCGTACTGGATGAAGAGGTCACGACCGATCGGGCAACCTGGCATAACCGTTTCTGGGTGGATGATGAAGGGCAGATCCGTCAGTCCCTGCAATATTTGGGTGCCGGATTCTTCCCGGTTAAAACCACACTGATCAAGGCCGCGAAATCATGAAAACACTTATTCGCGTTGCGCTGATCGCAAGCTTTGCCACACCGCTCGCCTGGTCTGCCGGGACGGTGAAGGTCTACACGCCGGACAGCACGCAGCCCAAAACGTTAACGAACGCCGGCAACCTGATTGATCTCGTCGGCCAGCCAAGGCTGGCAAACAGCTGGTGGACAGGTGCGGTGATCGCCGAGCGGCAGGCAACGGTGGCGGCGGAACAAAAGCACAAGGCGCTGCTCGCCAGATTAACGGGATTAGCAGAGCAGGAAGACGGCGACGATGCGGCAGCCATTAACAGCCTTCGTCAGCAGCTTCTGGCGCTGAAGGTTACCGGAAGACAAAACATCAATCTCGATCCGGATGAAGTCCGCGTGACGGAAAAAGGTAATCCGGCCCTGGAGGGAGATTACACGCTCTGGCTCCCGGCGCAGCCTTCCACCATCACGGTGATGGGGCTTATCAGCAGCCCGGGTAAAAAACCGTTTACTCCCGGCCGCGACGTGGCGAGCTATCTCGACGAGCAGAGCCTGCTGAGTGGTGCGGATAACAGCTACGCCTGGGTGATTTATCCTGACGGGAACACGCAAAAGGCGCCGGTTGCCTACTGGAACAAGCGGCATGTCGAACCCATGCCAGGCAGCATCATTTTTGTCGGTTTTGCCGACCATTTCTGGACGAAGGCATATGACGGGCTGAATGCCGATATCCTTCATTCCCTGACACAGCGGATACCGGAATAATGAAAAAGACCTATCTCTATAGCATGCTGGCACTGTGTGTGAGTGCCGCCTGTCATGCAGAAACATATCCGGCACCCATTGGCCCGTCTCAGTCAGACTTCGGTGGCGTCGGTTTACTGCAAACCCCTACCGCGCGTATGGCGCGAGAAGGGGAAATTAGCCTTAACTATCGTGATAACGACCAGTACCGCTACTATTCTGCATCCGTACAGCTGTTCCCATGGCTCGAAACCACGCTGCGCTACACCGACGTACGAACGAAACAGTACAGCAGCGTGGACGCGTTTTCGGGCGATCAGACCTACAAAGATAAAGCCTTCGATCTCAAACTGCGCCTGTGGGAAGAGAGCTACTGGATGCCGCAGGTATCCGTGGGGGCCAAAGATATCGGCGGTACCGGCCTGTTCGACGCGGAGTACATTGTCGCCAGTAAGGCCTGGGGGCCATTTGACTTCTCGCTGGGGCTTGGCTGGGGCTATCTCGGCACCAGCGGCAACGTGAAAAACCCGTTCTGCACCTACAGCGACAAATTCTGCTATCGCGACAACAGCTATCAGAAAGCGGGTTCCATTAACGGTGACCAGATGTTCCACGGCCCGGCTGCCCTGTTTGGCGGCGTGGAGTATCAGACGCCGTGGCAGCCGCTGCGCCTGAAGCTGGAGTATGAAGGTAACGACTACTCGCAAGAGTTCGCCGGAAAGATTGAGCAAAAGAGCAAGTTTAACGTCGGCGCCATTTACCGCGTCACCGATTGGGCCGACGTTAACCTCAGCTACGAGCGCGGCAACACCGTGATGTTTGGCTTTACGCTGCGTACTAACTTTAACGACATGCGGCCGCACTATAACGACAACGCGCGGCCTGCGTACCAGCCGGAGCCGCAGGATGCCATTCTGCAGCACTCCGTGGTGGCCAACCAGCTGACGCTGCTGAAGTACAACGCCGGTCTGGCGGATCCGAAAATCCAGGTGAAAGGCGATACGCTGTACGTGACCGGTGAGCAGGTGAAATACCGCGACTCGCGGGAAGGGATCGAACGTGCTAACCGGATCATCATGAACGATCTGCCGGAGGGGATCCGCACGATCCGCGTAACGGAGAACCGCCTGAATCTGCCGCAAGTGACGACGGAAACGGACGTGGCCAGTCTGAAGCGCCATCTGGAGGGCGAGCCGCTGGGGCATGAAACCGAGCTGGTACAAAAACGCGTTGAGCCAATCGTGCCGGAGACGACCGAGCAGGGCTGGTATATCGATAAATCGCGCTTCGATTTCCACATCGACCCGGTGCTAAACCAGTCTGTCGGCGGGCCGGAAAACTTCTACATGTACCAGTTGGGCGTGATGGCAACGGCGGATCTGTGGGTGACCGACCACCTGCTGACCACCGGCAGCCTGTTTGGCAACATTGCCAACAACTACGACAAGTTCAACTACACTAACCCGCCGAACGACACGAAGCTGCCGCGCGTGCGTACCCGCGTGCGTGAGTACGTGCAGAACGATGCCTACGTAAACAACCTGCAGGCCAACTACTTCCAGTACTTCGGCAATGGCTTCTACGGCCAGGTCTACGGCGGTTATCTGGAAACCATGTATGGCGGTGCGGGGGCGGAAGTGCTTTATCGTCCGGTGGACAGCAACTGGGCGTTTGGTATTGATGCCAACTACGTTAAACAGCGTGACTGGCGCAGCGCGCAGGACATGATGAAGTTCACCGACTATAGCGTGAAAACCGGCCATCTGACGGCCTACTGGACGCCGTCGTTCGCCCAGGACGTGCTGGTGAAAGCCAGCGTGGGTCAGTACCTGGCGGGCGATAAGGGCGGCACGCTGGATATCTCCAAACACTTCGACAGCGGAGTGGTGGTGGGTGGTTACGCCACCATCACCAACGTCTCGCCGGACGAATACGGGGAAGGGGACTTCACCAAAGGGGTGTATGTGTCGATTCCGCTGGATCTGTTCTCATCCGGTCCAACCCGCAGCCGTGCGGCCATTGGCTGGACGCCGCTGACGCGTGACGGGGGCCAGCAGCTGGGTCGTAAGTTCCAGCTGTATGACATGACCAGTGATAAGAACATTAACTTCCGCTGATAGCCCTCATCCTTTTCTGTTGTAGGCCCGGTAAGCGCTTGCGCCACCGGGCCACTCACAAGCGGCGCAGCAGCCTCGCCGGGTTTCCCGCATAAACGCCTTTCTCGGTGATGGATTTGGTCACCACGCTCCCCGCACCAATCACCACCCCGTCGCAGATGGAGACCGCCAGGATGGTCGCCCCGCTGCCTATCGACACATCATTTCCCACAGTAATGCGTCCCCAGCTGTTCCGGTCAGTATTGGGTTTGCCGTCGCGGAACATATCGTTGGCAAACATCACCCCATGGCCAATGAAACAGCGTTCGCCCAGGGTGACGTATTCGCAAATGAAGGTGTGCGACTGAATTTTGCTCTCGTCGCCAATGCGCGTATTGCCCTGAATTTCAACAAACGGGCCGATAAACACACCGTTGCCAAGCACGCAGTCATAGAGATTGCAGGGCTCATACAGGGTGACATTTTCACCACAGGTTACGTTGCGAACCCCGGTAGGTCTGCGCTCCATTCGTTACCTCCGTACATAAAACATAATTAAAAAATATAGATCCACGTCACATTTTTGCGTTATACAGGAACCTCGCCCTGGAGAATGAGGTGCTGTATGACATCCCTGACTCGCCCGCGCGTTGAGTTCATCTCAACTATCCTCCAGACCGTGCTCAACCTCGGTCTGCTGAGCCTTGGCCTGATCCTGGTCGTCTTTTTGGGTAAAGAGACGGTGCATCTGGCGGATGTACTGTTCGCCCCCGAGCAAACCAGCAAATATGCGCTGGTGGAAGGCCTGGTGGTCTACTTTCTCTACTTTGAATTTATCGCCCTGATTGTGAAGTATTTCCAGTCAGGCTTTCACTTCCCGCTGCGCTATTTTGTCTACATTGGGATCACCGCGATAGTGCGGCTGATCATCGTCGATCATAAATCTCCCCTTGATGTGCTGATCTACTCGGCGGCGATCCTGCTGCTGGTGATCACGCTCTGGTTGTGTAATTCGAAGCGGCTGAAGCGCGAATAGGCGCTCTGACGCGGAAGAGATGCGGTCAAAATGTGATCTATATAGATTTAATTTAAAACTATATAGTTTTAAATGTGTGGCAGTTCAGGAATACGCGGTACTGAAATTAACTGCCACATACTTAATCTATTCGACAGGTGATCTGCATGGCCCACTCTTCAATACTGGAGCGGATAACTGACGTCTCGCAAAAGCTGGCATCAGAAGTCCATCTTCGAAGTCTACGGGACAGTTTTATTATTTCTGTCCCGTTCCTTGTCCTGGCTGGACTCTTCATTATGCTTAATTATGTTTTTCTCGATCCGAAAGGCATATTGAGCGGTCTGTTATCCACTGACACCCTGGTACAGCTACGCAATATTGGCGAGCGCGTTCTTAACGGAACAATGAATATTTTATCGCTGATGCTGGTGATATTAATTGCGTATCATATTGCCAGTAAGAAAAAACACCCTACGCCAGTCATACCCGCTATGGTTGCGCTGGCGGTGTTTTATGCATTAATGCCCATTGAAACCGTGCAAACCCTGGCCGATGGTCAGCAGGCTCGGCTTACCGGGATGGTCTCCTATGGCAGTACCAATGCTGGCGGTGTCTTTCTGGCAATACTGACGGCGGTGTTATCAACAAATCTTTTTTTATGGATTTCGAAAAATAAAAAATTACAGATCCGGCTAGGAGATGATGTGCCTTCCATGGTGGTGCAATCCTTCCAGTCGATGTTTTCAATTATGCTAACCGTCGCTATTTTCGCGCTGGTTGCATTTAGCGTTAATCTTTTCCTTCATACTGAAATCCCGACGCTGATTCAGCATCTCATCCAGGCGCCGCTGGTACATTTAACGACTAATTTATCCGGTTTTCTGGTGTTAACGACCCTGACAAATCTTCTCTTTTCGTTGGGGATACATCCGGGTGGGATTATTAATCCCATTCTTGAACCTCCCTTACTGGTAGCGATGCAGGAAAACATGTCCGCCTTTGCCAGCGGACAGATCCCACCCCATATTATCGTTCTGCCATTTCGCGATCTGTATGGTCATATGGGAGGAACCGGGAGCACGCTGGCCCTGCTGCTGGCAGTGTTTGTTCGAAGCCATATGTCCAGCCACCGTAACTTTTCCAGAACGGTGATTGCCCCAGGCATTTTTAATATTAACGAGCCGGTCATTTTTGGTTTCCCGGTACTCTACAACCCGTTAATGATGATCCCTTTTATCCTTTATCCGCAAATTAATTTTACGATCGCGTACTTTGCAACCGCCTGGGGGTGGGTCTCAAAAATTGTTGCCTACGTTCCCTGGTCAGTGCCTCCGCTTATTTCTGGCTGGCTCGGATCCGGCGGTGATTTTCGTAATGTCATTTTGCAGATCCTGCTATTAGCGCTTGGGGTCGTAATCTATTTACCTTTTTTAACCGCCTATGAGCGTTCGTTAATCAAACGCAGCAATGAAACGATAATTAATACTCTCGCCTCTGAGTCAGAAATAACGCTGCAGGAGGACAATGATATTCATCGGTTGGATGGGAAAACCATTATTCTGGCCTGCAATGAAGGTATGTCGACCTCTTTGATGGCCAGCAAAATGCGAAAATATTGCGAAAGCCAGAATTGTACGCTCAATGTGTATGCCGTGAATGCAGGTAAACTGGTCGATGAATATAAAAACGCCCAGCTTATTTTGCTGGGTCCGCAAATCGCGTATCTCCAGGAAACCATTCTTCAGGATATCAATCACCACTGCCCGGTGATCCCCCTTGACCCTCAGCACTTCAGCAAACTTGATGGACCGGAGGTAATTCATGCCGCCCTGCCATACTTTAAAAAGGAATCCGTATGATTAACTGCGCCTATATTGGCTTTGGTAAAAGCGCCACGCGCTATCATCTCCCTTATGTTTTATGCCGCAAGGATAAATACAACGTAAAGCGTATTTATGATATTGCGCGTAAGCCAGAGGTTGAAGCGCAGCCGCACTATCAACACATCTGTTTTACCTCCCGGCTGCAGGATATTCTGGAAGATAATACGCTTCAGCTGGTGGTTATCTGCACCCATCCTGATAGCCATTTTGAGTATGCCCGGCTATGTCTGGCACACGGCAAAAACGTGCTGGTCGAGAAACCTTTTACAACCACCCCAGAAGAAGCGAAAACGCTGTTTGCTCTGGCGAGAGAAAAGGGCTTAACCGTCTCTCCGTTTCAAAACCGACGTTTTGATAGCTGTTATTTGACCATGAAACAAGCGATTGAGAGCGGTAAACTGGGGGAAATTGTCGAGATCGAAAGCCATTTTGACTATTTTCGCCCGGCGTCGGAAACCTGTCCCGGCAGTTATTTCGACGGCGCGTTTTATGGCCTTGGCGTGCATACGCTCGATCAAATTATCGCCCTGCTGGGGCGTCCGCAGCAGGTCGGGTACCATCTTCAGCGCCAGAGAAACCCGCTCAACCCTGACGACGCCTTCACCGTTCACCTCTATTACCCGAAGACGACCGCGATCGTGAAAACCAGCCATCTGGTGAAAATACCCGCGCCGAGATTCACGGTACACGGTACGCGAGGATCGTTTATTCGCTATGGTATCGACCAGCAGGAAACCAGCCTGAAGGCGGGCATTATGCCTGGGCACCCAGGGTTTGGTGAAGATAGTGAATGCGCGGTGCTGGAGTATATCGATGACGCAGGATGTTCTGTCCGGGAGGAACTGTCGGCGGTACCCGGCGACTACGGACGCGTTTATGACGCGCTTTACGACACACTCTCCTCAGGCAAGGCCAACTATGTCAGCGAGCATGAAGCGTTAACCAATCTCGACATTTTGCAAAAGGCATTTCAACAGCCAACGCCTGCCATCGTTTCTCTCGAAGAGGAGGCGTAAAGATGAAACGGCTTCTGAATTGCCGGGCCAGCGACTTTCGTGGCCCCATTACCGGCGATAGCTTACGAGATGCCATCAGCGCCAGCGAAGGGCGCGTCATTATGGCCGAAATTGCCGTGCAGGCGCCCCCGCTGTTTGCAGAGGTGACGAATGCGGAATTGTTGTGCGCGTTTGGCGCCGACCTTCTGCTGCTCAAGGGGATCCATTTTCAGCGGCCCGCATTAAACGGCGGAGAAGAACGTTTTGGCGCCGATCCTGTCAGCCAGGTGAAATGCCTGACGGGGCGTTTAACAGGCGTTAATTTTGAAGTCCTGCCCGCAGACGATCTCTCCAGCCCCGGCGCTTTTCTGCCTGCGCATCTGGAGGCAGTGCGGCATGCGGATTTTTACTGCCTGACCGGCTATGACAAGCCCGGGGTGACGGCCGGGCGTATGTGTCAGGCGATAGCAGCGCTCAGGGCGCAAACCAATAAGCTGATTCTGGCCGCGAAATTTTATAATTCCGGGCTGGCGCAACCCCAGGAGTATGCTGGCTATATCAGTGCAGGCGCAGATGGCGCTATCTTTTCGGCACCAGGCGGATGCCGGGGGGCATCGGAAGGACGCGTCAGCCACATTGCGCAGGCAGTGCAGTCGCTGGGAGGGCTTGCCATCACCACGCTGAGCAGTAGTCAGGAAGGTGCGGATTGTGCTACGGTGCGCGACATTGGCCTGGCCAGTAAACGTTGCGGTAGCGACATGCATAATTTTGGCGACGCAGGGGTGGCAGGCATGGC is a window encoding:
- the pgi gene encoding glucose-6-phosphate isomerase; this translates as MKNINPTQTAAWQALQKHFDEMKDVTIAELFAKDADRFNKFSATFDDLMLVDFSKNRITEETLAKLQDLAKETELADAIKSMFSGEKINRTEDRAVLHVALRNRSNTPIIVDGKDVMPEVNAVLEKMKAFSEAIISGSWKGYTGKAITDVVNIGIGGSDLGPFMVTEALRPYKNHLNMHFVSNVDGTHIAEVLKNVNPETTLFLVASKTFTTQETMTNAHSARDWFLKIAGDNKHVAKHFAALSTNGKAVGEFGIDTANMFEFWDWVGGRYSLWSAIGLSIILSVGFDNFVELLSGAHAMDKHFSTTAPEKNLPVLLALIGIWYNNFFGAETEAILPYDQYMHRFAAYFQQGNMESNGKYVDRNGNAVDYQTGPIIWGEPGTNGQHAFYQLIHQGTKMVPCDFIAPAITHNPLSDHHPKLLSNFFAQTEALAFGKSREVVEQEYRDQGKDPATLEHVVPFKVFEGNRPTNSILLREITPFSLGALIALYEHKIFTQGAILNIFTFDQWGVELGKQLANRILPELGDDKAISSHDSSTNGLINRYKAWRA
- the yjbE gene encoding exopolysaccharide production protein YjbE, producing the protein MKKVLYGIFAISALAATSVYAAPVQVGEAAGSAATSASAGSSTAASTSTVSSAVGVALAATGGGDGSNTGTTTTTTTSTQ
- a CDS encoding YjbF family lipoprotein, translating into MKRPAIILICLLLQACSATTKGLGNSLWDSIFGTPGVHLTDDELQNMPYASQYMQLNDGPQLFVVLAFDENGQQKWVTQDQATIVTQHSRIVKTLLGGDNLLEVNNLAADPLSKPNQITDGASWTRTMGWTEHKQVRYATARSTFRWDGTDSVRVGSDETRVRVLDEEVTTDRATWHNRFWVDDEGQIRQSLQYLGAGFFPVKTTLIKAAKS
- a CDS encoding capsule biosynthesis GfcC D2 domain-containing protein — protein: MKTLIRVALIASFATPLAWSAGTVKVYTPDSTQPKTLTNAGNLIDLVGQPRLANSWWTGAVIAERQATVAAEQKHKALLARLTGLAEQEDGDDAAAINSLRQQLLALKVTGRQNINLDPDEVRVTEKGNPALEGDYTLWLPAQPSTITVMGLISSPGKKPFTPGRDVASYLDEQSLLSGADNSYAWVIYPDGNTQKAPVAYWNKRHVEPMPGSIIFVGFADHFWTKAYDGLNADILHSLTQRIPE
- a CDS encoding YjbH domain-containing protein, producing the protein MKKTYLYSMLALCVSAACHAETYPAPIGPSQSDFGGVGLLQTPTARMAREGEISLNYRDNDQYRYYSASVQLFPWLETTLRYTDVRTKQYSSVDAFSGDQTYKDKAFDLKLRLWEESYWMPQVSVGAKDIGGTGLFDAEYIVASKAWGPFDFSLGLGWGYLGTSGNVKNPFCTYSDKFCYRDNSYQKAGSINGDQMFHGPAALFGGVEYQTPWQPLRLKLEYEGNDYSQEFAGKIEQKSKFNVGAIYRVTDWADVNLSYERGNTVMFGFTLRTNFNDMRPHYNDNARPAYQPEPQDAILQHSVVANQLTLLKYNAGLADPKIQVKGDTLYVTGEQVKYRDSREGIERANRIIMNDLPEGIRTIRVTENRLNLPQVTTETDVASLKRHLEGEPLGHETELVQKRVEPIVPETTEQGWYIDKSRFDFHIDPVLNQSVGGPENFYMYQLGVMATADLWVTDHLLTTGSLFGNIANNYDKFNYTNPPNDTKLPRVRTRVREYVQNDAYVNNLQANYFQYFGNGFYGQVYGGYLETMYGGAGAEVLYRPVDSNWAFGIDANYVKQRDWRSAQDMMKFTDYSVKTGHLTAYWTPSFAQDVLVKASVGQYLAGDKGGTLDISKHFDSGVVVGGYATITNVSPDEYGEGDFTKGVYVSIPLDLFSSGPTRSRAAIGWTPLTRDGGQQLGRKFQLYDMTSDKNINFR
- a CDS encoding acyltransferase translates to MERRPTGVRNVTCGENVTLYEPCNLYDCVLGNGVFIGPFVEIQGNTRIGDESKIQSHTFICEYVTLGERCFIGHGVMFANDMFRDGKPNTDRNSWGRITVGNDVSIGSGATILAVSICDGVVIGAGSVVTKSITEKGVYAGNPARLLRRL
- the psiE gene encoding phosphate-starvation-inducible protein PsiE codes for the protein MTSLTRPRVEFISTILQTVLNLGLLSLGLILVVFLGKETVHLADVLFAPEQTSKYALVEGLVVYFLYFEFIALIVKYFQSGFHFPLRYFVYIGITAIVRLIIVDHKSPLDVLIYSAAILLLVITLWLCNSKRLKRE
- a CDS encoding PTS transporter subunit EIIC — translated: MAHSSILERITDVSQKLASEVHLRSLRDSFIISVPFLVLAGLFIMLNYVFLDPKGILSGLLSTDTLVQLRNIGERVLNGTMNILSLMLVILIAYHIASKKKHPTPVIPAMVALAVFYALMPIETVQTLADGQQARLTGMVSYGSTNAGGVFLAILTAVLSTNLFLWISKNKKLQIRLGDDVPSMVVQSFQSMFSIMLTVAIFALVAFSVNLFLHTEIPTLIQHLIQAPLVHLTTNLSGFLVLTTLTNLLFSLGIHPGGIINPILEPPLLVAMQENMSAFASGQIPPHIIVLPFRDLYGHMGGTGSTLALLLAVFVRSHMSSHRNFSRTVIAPGIFNINEPVIFGFPVLYNPLMMIPFILYPQINFTIAYFATAWGWVSKIVAYVPWSVPPLISGWLGSGGDFRNVILQILLLALGVVIYLPFLTAYERSLIKRSNETIINTLASESEITLQEDNDIHRLDGKTIILACNEGMSTSLMASKMRKYCESQNCTLNVYAVNAGKLVDEYKNAQLILLGPQIAYLQETILQDINHHCPVIPLDPQHFSKLDGPEVIHAALPYFKKESV
- a CDS encoding oxidoreductase, whose translation is MINCAYIGFGKSATRYHLPYVLCRKDKYNVKRIYDIARKPEVEAQPHYQHICFTSRLQDILEDNTLQLVVICTHPDSHFEYARLCLAHGKNVLVEKPFTTTPEEAKTLFALAREKGLTVSPFQNRRFDSCYLTMKQAIESGKLGEIVEIESHFDYFRPASETCPGSYFDGAFYGLGVHTLDQIIALLGRPQQVGYHLQRQRNPLNPDDAFTVHLYYPKTTAIVKTSHLVKIPAPRFTVHGTRGSFIRYGIDQQETSLKAGIMPGHPGFGEDSECAVLEYIDDAGCSVREELSAVPGDYGRVYDALYDTLSSGKANYVSEHEALTNLDILQKAFQQPTPAIVSLEEEA